The following is a genomic window from Chloracidobacterium sp..
AACGCTGAACAACACAGGCCGAAACGCTCTCTCGGGCAAAACTTTCTGATCGATCAGCGAGTGGTCTCAAAGATCGTTGACGCACTTGATGTCGATGCGGACGATCATGTGATCGAGATCGGCCCGGGCCGCGGCGCTTTGACCGAGCGGCTGGCGGGATCGGGAGCGTTCGTAACCGTGATCGAACTCGACCGCCATCTTGCCGGTGAGCTGAAAGGCAGATACAAGGATATTTCGCGTTTTCAATGCATCGAGGCGAGCGTGCTGGATGTCGATCTTAGCCGCATCTCGTCTGCCGGCACGACAAAACTTCTCGGCAATCTGCCATACAATATTTCAACGCCGATCCTGCAAAAGCTTGCTTCTGAAGCCCAACCGTTCGAACGCGTGATCGTGATGGTTCAGCGCGAGGTTGCCGCTCGAATGACGGCGAACGCCGGCGATAGTGAACGCGGCTTTCTGACCGTGATGCTCGAACAGGCATTCACAATGCGGCGGCTGTTCGATGTTGCACCGGCGACTTTTCGTCCGATCCCGAAGGTTTGGAGCGCGGTCGTCGAGATGATCCCGACACGCTCGGAGTTTGCCTCGCACCAGGAGTTTAGAAACCTCGTGAGCGGCGCATTTCTGCAAAAGCGAAAGACGCTTGTGAATAATCTCAAAGCGCGGTATCCCGATATCGCAAATGTCCTTGCCGAACTCGGCATCGATCAAATGACCCGTGCCGAAAGCCTCACTGCGTCGCAATGGCGTGCGCTCTTTGCACGTCTGCACGTCGGCGCCGAGCCGAATTTCCGCGCATAACCCGCGGCGTGTTCTACTGCTCCGTTATGTGTATTTCCTCGTCGGGGCCGCGACGGATCATCATCGACAACACGACCGAGCAGCCTATCGTAAAAACAATGATCCCCAACGATAACGCGATAGGGAAGCCTCCGACCGCCGCATCGAGCCAGACCATTTTGAGGCCGACAAAGATCAGTATGACGGCAAGACCGTATTTGAGCAGCCAGAACTTCTCGATAACGCCTGCCAGCATAAAGTACATCGACCGCAGGCCCAAGATCGCAAAGATATTTGACGTAAAGACGATAAACGGCTCGTTAGTAACCGCAAAGATCGCCGGTACGCTGTCAACGGCAAAGATGATATCTGTCGCCTCAAGAAATAAAAGTGCGATAAAAAGCGGCGTTGCGTGATGCTTGCCGCCGATCCGCGTGAAGAAATCCTTGCCCGAAATGCTGTGCGTAACGGGCGTGAACTTCTTAAATATTCTTATCAGAAGGTTCTTTTCAGGCTCGATCTCCTCCGACCCGGAAAAAACCATCTTAATGCCCGTTACGATCAGGAATGCACCGAACAGATACACGATCCAATGAATCTGCATCAAAGCCGAGCCGAGAGCGATGAAGATCGCACGAAACACCAACGCTCCGAGTATGCCGTAGAACAGAACGCGGTGCTTATAAACAGCCGGGATCGCAAAGTAACTGAAAACGAGGACAAAGACGAAGATATTATCGACCGAGAGCGAATATTCAAGGATATAGCCGGTCAGGAACTCGAGCGTCGTTTGTTTGGCAGCGAATGCACCGAATTTCGCATTTGTATAAAGGAATAGCAGGGCAGCAAAGATACTTGCGAGGGCAACCCACACTGCACTCCACGTTGCAGCCTCTTTGAATGAGACAACGTGTTCCTTTCGATTGAAAACGCCCAGATCGAGAGCGAGCATTATAAGGACGAAGATGAGAAAACCGGCGTAGAACGGCCAATAGTCGGCGAATGGAAAAAGCAGCATCTAGGTTTAGTTTCGATGCCTGCAAATAAATAGACCTCTGCAGGCGATAAGCCGCAAAGGTCTCGATATTTCTCCGGATGCCGGGCCGCTTTGGCTGTAAGCGGTCGTAATGACGACATTCCGGACCTCAGCATTGTGCCGAGGCTCCTACTCCCCAGTAAATTGTCCATAAAATATTCCTTCACGCGGCGTGTGTTGTCAAGTGAACCGCGAACTCACCGCGACTGTGCTATACTTACGCCTTTTATGAGCAAGATCGAGATAATCCCGCTGGGCGGCATCGGCGAGTTCGGTATGAACTGTATGGGAATTCGCTATGGCGGCGAAATGATCGTGGTCGATGCCGGAATGGGCTTTCCCGAAGAAACGCCCTACGGCGTCGATATTTCAATACCGAACTTCGATTTTTTGGAGGAATATCGTGACGACCTTACCGCGATCATTCTCACGCACGGACACGAAGACCATATAGGCGCTCTGCCGTACATACTTCGCAAATTCAATGTTCCCGTATATTCTTCGCGGTTCACGCTTGCTCTCACAGAAAAGCGGCTCGAAGAATTTGATATGCTCGGCGACATACTCACCCACACGGTCAAGGCCGGCGACCGCGTGAAGATAGGCGTATTCGAGGTCGAATTCATACACGCATCGCACTCTTTGGTCGAGTGCTTCTCGCTTGCTATACACACGCCTGCCGGAACACTTATTCATACAGGCGACTATAAGATAGACGATACGCCCGTCATCGGCCGGCCGTACGACCTCGAAACGCTGAGACGAATCGGCGACGAAGGCGTCCTTGCTCTGCTTTGTGACTCAACGAACTCGACAGTGCCGGGCCGTACTCCATCTGAGCAGGCGGTCATTCCGGCGTTCCGCGAGCTATTTGAGCAGACGGAAGGGCGCTTGTTCATTTCTACATTCTCTTCGTCGCTTCATCGCCTGCAGATCGTCTTCGACGTTGCGCATGAATACGGCCGCCGTGTCTGTGTTCTGGGCCGGTCTATGCAGCGAAATGTCGAGATTGCGACCGGTATCGGACTGCTAAAGATCACCGGCAACACGCTCGTTGAGCTTAGTGACGCTCGTGCTCTTGACGACGACGAATTGTGTTTTTTGGTTACCGGGTCGCAGGGCGAGATGCGGGCCGCGTTGTGGAACCTTGCCACCTCAACCTATAAAGGGATCCAGATCGAACATGGCGACACGGTTGTGCTTTCCGCCCGCATCATTCCCGGGAACGAAAAGGACATTTCACGCCTCATCGGCAATCTATACAAGCGCGGTGCAAATATCATTGAAGAAAGGCGGCGTTTGGTGCACGTTTCGGGCCATGCGTCACAAGAGGATATTCGTATAATGGTCGAGACTTCCCGTCCGCGCTTCGTTGTTCCGATTCATGGCGAATATCGAATGCTTTTCCGGCAAAAGGAGTTCATAAAGAATCATGTCGCCGGCTATGATGACAGCAATATCGTACTGATCGAGAACGGCGATCTGCTCGAAGTTGACGAATACGGTGCACGCGTCATTGATAAACACGAGATACACAAGACATTTATTGATGAAAGCACACTTCGCGAGATCGAATATGACATCGTCCGAGACCGTAAGCGTCTTGCCTTTGGCGGAATGATCTCGCTGGTGGTTGCCGTTGACAAAGAAGGGCACACACTGTCAGGCGAGCCGCAGATCACTTGCGAGGGCGTTGCAGGGCTTGATCTTAATAACGGTTTTACAGCGGCTGTTCGTAGTGCCATCGCCGACGCAGTGCGCGAAATGCGTGCCGAGCAGATCGCTGACCGTGCTGCCTTTAAGGAGCATCTTCGGATCCATCTAAAGCGTATGGTTCAGGCTCAACTGAATTCAAAGCCTGTTATCATGACCAGCGTGATCGAGGTGTAACATACCGGCGGCGTCACAGACTATGCTGAAACTAAGAGACCGGATATTGGCGGCCGAACGAACGGCTCGGCTTCTTGAACCTGACAGCGTCGAAAGATCGGCCGCGCGTTCGGCGGTGGTAGAACACGCCGAAGAATTTCTCGATACGATCTACGACCGGAGAGCATTCACTTTATCGCCGAACGCCGGTTCGGGCTTGCTCGATTCGCCGATCTCCGAAAGCGGTATTCCTATCGCGGATGCTCTCGAACTGATCGCGGACAATGTAGAGTCGGGTGGTATCAATCCTGCGTCAGGCGGCCATCTTGGCTATATTCCCGGCGGCGGCATTTATCTCTCAGCTCTCGGCGATTATCTGGCGGACGTTTTTAATTGGTATGCAGGCGTTTTTTATGCGGGGCCCGGAGCCGTTCGCATGGAGAATATGCTTGTGCGCTGGATGTGCTCGCTTGTGGGTTACCCTTCGGGATCACACGGAAATCTCACCAGCAGCGGAAGCCTCGCGAATTTGATCGCCATCATCACCGCACGCGATGCAAAGAATATACGTTCGCGCGATGTCGAGCGTGCTGTCATCTATCTGTCGGAACAGACGCATCATTCGATCGACAAGGCGATACGCGTCGCCGGCCTCGGCGATTGTGTCATTCGCTATCTTCCGCTCGACGAAAGATTTCGAATAAAGGCCGGTGTACTTACCGAACAGGTCAAGGCGGACAAAGATCAGGGCCTTCTGCCGTTTTGCGTCGTCGCTTCCGCGGGGACTACCGATGTAGGTGCGATAGACCCGCTCCCGGAGATCGGCGCGATCGCCCGCGAACACGGCCTCTGGTATCACATCGACGCTGCATACGGCGGCTTCTTCATCTTGACGGCCGAGGGGAAGGATAGGCTTCGCGGTATCGAGTTATCCGACTCGGTGATAATGGATCCGCATAAGGGACTTTTTATGCCGTATGGTTTAGGAGTTGTGCTGGTTCGTAACGTGGACGATCTAAAGCGGTCCTTCGGCTACAATGCGAACTATATGCAGGACGCCGTGGCCGAGATCGACGAGCTTTCGCCTGCGGACACGTCACCGGAACTTACAAAGCATTTTCGGGGTTTGCGCTTCTGGCTCCCGCTGAAGCTGCACGGCGTTGCTCCGTTTCGAGCCTGTTTGGATGAGAAGCTACTGTTGGCGAAGTATTTTTGCGAAGAGATCAAAAAGCTAGGTTTTGAAACCGTGGTCGAGCCGGAGCTTTCTGTTGTTGCGTATCGTTGGGTTCCGAAGGAAGGCGATGCAGATGAGTTTAACCAAGCCCTTCTCGCGCACGTTGTTTCCGATGGACGCGTGTTCATCTCATCAACGATGCTTAACGGCCGGTTCACGCTCCGTTTCGCCTGCCTCTCATTCCGCACCCATCTCGCGACGGTAGATACACTGATCTCTCTATTGAGCGACTTCGTCAAAGGTAAATGAACTGGCAAGGCAAACGTATTTTTTTGACCGGTGCATCGAGCGGTATCGGCGAACGGGCCGCCAACGAAAACCCTGATAGAGAGAAGAAAGGTGAGATCGTACCTACTCGGCTTTTGGGTCTTTATTTGTTTTTAATCGTGCGAGTATCGTATCGACTGAGAGATCTGCTCCGCAGTTCCATTCAATAAAGTAGCCGCCGTTATGGATTCGCTCAAATTCGCGCCTGTCACGCAGCGGCATAAAAGCTTCGCCATTCAGATAAGGTTCAACGTCGAACAGGCCGCTTTTGCCGTCGTCCATTTTGATATACAAATTAAAATCATTTTTAGGAATGATCTCTACTATCTTCATTGGTCAAGCCCTCTTATTTTGAATAGGGTCCTTCCGTTTACAGCCAATTCCCAGTTGGCGAGAAGGTCATCTTGATGGATCTCGATCCAAGCTGCGACCAGCTTATGTTTCTTGTCCGGAAGTTCGCCGGCCAAAACCTCGCCGTCCGGTATTGAATAAACAGCCGTGTGTTCCTGATACGCGGCGTGAATATGCGGCACTTTGTGCCGATCCGTATCATAGAAGAACATTCGGATGAGTATTCCGTAGAAAAGGGATATCGTCGGCATACGCGTTCCTCCGGTAATGATATTATCATGAAAATTTCTCATGAAACCCTGCGGATCGGTGAGGTTGTATCGCCAGCTTATTCTTCGTACAGTGGATATGACAAAACAAAATGGACTACTGGCAAGATAAACATGTATTTCTAACGGGCGCCTCGACCGGAATCGGAGAGGGAATTGCAATGGCCTTGGCTAAAAAAGGTGCGGTTATCGCTCTGCTGGCACGCCGTAGGGAATTGCTTGATGATCTTGCTGCTAGATGTGAAGCTGCGGGCGGAACCGCTCGGGTTTTTGTGGCTGATGTGACAGATGCGGAGACGATGCAAAAGGCCGCACAGGAATTTCGCGACGAGTTCGGCGGGATCGACATTATGATCGCGAACGCGGGGATCGGCGGCAATAATGAGAAATGCCGCAGCCTTCAGCCCGACGCCGTGCGCGAGGTCATCGAGACGAATCTGATGGGAGCAGTCAATGCGGTGCACGCAGTGCTGCCCGAAATGCTAAGAGCTAACAGCGGCCATCTTGTTGCAATATCGAGCCTTGCGGGCTTTCGCGGATTACCGCGCTCAGCAGCGTATTCAGCCAGCAAGGCCGCCATGACCAACTACTTCGAGAGCATCCGGCTGGACACGGCAGATAAAGGCATTGCTGTAACGATCATCCGCCCGGGCTTTATTAAAACGCCGCTTACCGGCGGCCGTGATGCAAAAATGCCCTTCCTTATGGAGCTTGATGCGGCAGTGCCGCACTTTCTCCGTGCTATCGAACGAAAAAAGGCATTTGCGGCCTTTCCTTGGCAGCTTGCGATGATCGTCCGCTTGGGAAGGCTGATGCCGGCTTGGCTTTATGACAAGATCGCCGGCCGCGCACGCTATCGTGAATAGAAATAAGTTTGAATACGCTCTCAATTCGCATTTCTAAGGCCAATATCGCACAATAGCGACTGGCCACCGCTATGGATCTGATACAGGCGATAATAATGGGCGTTGTTCAGGGACTGACGGAGTTCATTCCGATCAGTTCGACGGCGCATCTTGTCTTTGCAAGCCGCTTTACCGGCATTTACGCGGGTGATCCGGAAATGGTAACGGCAACGATGGCCGTTATCCAACTCGGTACACTTGCGGCCGTGCTGCTCTACTTTTTTGCCGATATTTGGGGCATCACGACGGCATTTGTGCGTGATCATTGGAATTTCGTATTCAATAAGCGGAAAATGCGTTTCTCGGGAACCGACGGTACACGGCCGATCTTTCTGTCAGAAGAAGCGTGGCTCGGTTGGCTCATAATTCTTGGTTCGATACCGATCGGTACGCTGGGGCTGATCTTCAAAGATGTAATAGAAGGCCCGGGCACGAAAAACCTTTGGGTGATCGCGATAATGCTCATAGTCATTGCTCTTGGGCTTTGGGCCGCTGAGATCGTATCTGTACAAAGAAAGGATATTCGCCATCTCGGGCTGGGCGACGCGATCGTGCAGGGTTTTTGTCAGGTCCTGGCGCTGATGCCCGGTGCGAGCCGCTCCGGTTCGACCATCATGGGCGGACTTCTTATCGGTGAGAGGCGCGAAACCGCAGCACGCTTCTCGTTCCTTCTGTCGATCCCGGCAATAACGGCAAGCGGCCTGTTGGAGCTTCGCAAAGCATTGAAGATCCTTCCGGAAACATCGCTTGTACCGCTTCTTGTCGGCACGCTTGTTTCAGCGGTTGTCGGATATGCAGCAATATGGTTCCTGCTTAATTATTTGAAGAAGCACTCTACACAGGTTTTTATCATTTATCGACTTTTGCTCGGCGCGATCATATTAATTCTTCTGTATCTTGGCGTGATCTCTCCCGTCGTCAACTAGCGAGTATCTTTAGGCTGATCGGTTCCGGAAATGGTTTCAAAGGAATGGATAGTTCGCAAGCACGACGCCGCGAAGGTTAACGAACTTGCCGGCGAGGTTGGTGTACGTCCGCTGATCGCCGCCCTTTTGATCGCAAGAGGCTATGACACGCCATCAAGGGTCCGCAAATTCCTGGAGCCGTCTTTGGAGGATATGCACGATCCGCATCTGCTGAAAGGCATGCGCGACGCAGTGCGCCGTATCGAGACCGCGATCTTGCGACGCGAGAAGATACTAATTTGGGGTGACTATGACGTTGACGGAACGACCGGCACCGTCCTTCTCCGAAAGGCCATCGACATACTTGGGGGCACCTCCGTCTATCACGTACCGGATCGCTTTACTGAGGGTTACGGCCTCAATACGGCTGCCCTGGATGCGGCAAAAGCAGATGATGTTTCACTTGTTATAACCGTTGACTGCGGCACAACAAATGTAAGTGAGATCACGCACGCGCGTGATATCGGCCTCGACGTGATCGTAACCGATCATCATTTGCCAAAGGCCGGCGAGGACCTGCCGCCTGCGGTTGCGATCATTAATCCGAATCAGCTCGGCTGCCCATACCCCGAAAAGAACCTCGCAGGTGTCGGCGTCGCACTCAAACTAGCGCAGGCTCTTTTGGAACGGAAAGGATTTGATAAGGAGGTTCCGCAATTTCTGAAGATCGCAGCGATCGGCACCGTTTCCGACGTAATGAACCTGACGGGCGAGAACCGCGCAATAGTAGCACTCGGCTTGAAAGATCTCGCCAAGACGGACAACGTCGGCCTGAAAGCATTGATGGAAGTTGCGGATTGCCGTTCGGAGATGACCTCGTACATGATCGGCTTTCGTATCGGCCCGCGCATCAATGCCGCTGGCCGTATGGATGTAGCGAAACATATCGTCGAACTGCTCGAGGAACAGAACTTTGCCAAAGCACGGAAGCTCGCGGGAATACTCGACAGCCGGAACAGGGAACGTCAGCGAAGCCAGGCGGATATAACCGAACAGGCACTTTTTGAGACCGAGTCGCATGATGGTAAAAACTTTATCGTCGTCGCCGGCGAAGGCTGGCACAAAGGCGTCGTCGGACTTGCATCATCACGTATCGCCGAGAAACTGTTCCGCCCGACGATCGTCTTTTCAATAAACGCGGATGGATCGGCGCAAGGCAGCGCGCGCAGTATCCCGGGCTTTCACCTGCTGGAGGCTTTGAACGAATGCTCCGATCTTTTCGAGAAATACGGCGGCCACGCGGCGGCGGCAGGTATGACAGCGAAGCTTTCAGACATAGAAGAGATACGTACACGGCTTAACGAATACGCGGCACCGCTCGTTGCGAACCTAAAGCCGGTATTGAAGATCGACGCTCTTGTACAGCCTTCGACGCTGTCACTTGGCCTATTTGATGAACTGAGTTTCTTCGAGCCTTTCGGTGCGGGCAATCCTAGGCCTATCTTTTTAACAAAAGGACTTACGCTTTGTTCCGAACCTCTTGTTATGAAAGACAAGCACCTTAAACTGCGTTTGCAAAGCCGAGAAGGCCTACGGTTTGAAGCCGTTTGGTGGGATGGCGTCGAACGTTCACAGGGGCAAACCCTGAGTCCTGATGTCGGCATCGAAATAGCGTACACGCTCGAGGCGAACTCTTTTCAAGGAAAAAGGCGCCTTCAACTTGTTGTGGAAGACCTCAGAGCCGATAATTTTACCGATGCCGACGATCAATAAAGATAAGCTGGCAAAATTTCGGTTCCGCGCATCGCTGCCGCGGGCGTTCCGTATTTTGACGCTTTGTCTCCTCGCGATCGCAGGTTTCGCCGTTTTGGTCGGATTCTATCGAGGCAGGGCAACGAACGGCTTTAAGCTGAAGAGCGAACATACGCAGCTTTCGACCGAGGTGGTCTCCAACGTCAACGGCTACGAGCGTCTGGAGTCGGCCGACGGGCGGAAAAAGTATTTGATCCGGGCCGATAACGCCATAACATATTCGGATCAGCATCAGGAACTGTCAAATATGTCGCTCGAAACCTACGACGAGAGCGGCGCCGTGAACAGTACGATGACCGCCGGCACCGCGCTCTACATACCGGAAGCCGTAAGTATCTTCACACTCTATCTGAAGGACGCCGTCGCCATCAGCACAAACGACGGCATATCGATCAAGGGTGATAATGTTCGATACGACAGGTCGAAGAATACTGCGGAAAGTGAAGATCCGGTAGAGTTTTCGCGTGGTGAACTGACGGGCAAGGCCAATGGTTTCACTGCGGATCTCGGCACCCGGCAGCTCGATCTTCTCCGTGACGTTAATTTCACAATGACAGATGCCGACGGCAGCGGCCGCGTCATGCACGTTGAAGCTGCATCGGCAACCTTTATAAACGCCGATAAGAGGATCGACCTTAACGGAGGGATCGTGCTGACCGACCGCTCATCCGGCAGCACAACGGAAGCCAAAGCGGTGCGGGCATCCGTGTACCTCAGTAAAAGTCCGCTCGGAGATAGTCCTGCGGGTGATACGCAGCAGGTAAGGCCGGATCATTTTGAGCTGTTCGACAACGTTTCGATCGTTTCTACACGCAACGGAAGCGTGCCGATGACCGTCAATGCCGGCTACGCCTCTTACAACAAACCGACGGATACGCTTGAGCTTAAGACCGATGCAGTGATAAACAACGGTGCCGGAAGCGTAATAAAGGCGGATCTTGTGCATTACGAACAAGGCCGCGGCCGCGTTCACCTTGAAAACAGAGCAGAACTTACGCAGAACGGCGATATTTCACGCGCGGACGCGGTCGATGCAGTGTTGTTTCCCGACAGATCGTTGAACACGCTGACGATGAGCGGCAATGCTTCTGTATCGCGAACGACGGCGGAGCGAACCGTCAGCGTCTCTGCTCCCGTTATCAATGCGGTCTGGAATACGATGCACCAGATGCAAAGTGCAAAGGCCGTTGGCTCTGCATCGGCCCGGATCGTCCCAACGGCAAAAGGGGCCGCAGCTGTAACCGTTAATGCTGCAAAAGCGATCGAGGTCGCATTTGCCGGAGCGGATGCTTTGAACCGTATCGATGCGGACGGACGCACATCCATAAAGATGGATGGCGACGGAGCAGCCACGAGAACCGTTACTGCGGATCGCATGAACACGATCTTCTATGCTGACGGCAAGAGTATTCGTAGGGCTGAGGCAATAGGCAACGCGGTGCTCTCGATCGAACCGCTGCAAGGCGGCCCCAACGTCTATCGAACCGACATCACTAGCCCCCGCTTTGATTGCGATTTCTTTGCGAGCGGAAACTCAATCAAACTTTGTGCCGGAGTTAAACCGTCAAAAGCCGTTCGCCGGCCGATGTTCCAACAGGCCGGACGCGGTGAGCAAACGCTTACGTCTGACCGGATGCGCGCGGTATTTCGTGACGATGACCGCCGTCTCGATCGTCTTGAGGCTGAAGGAAAGGCCAAATTCAATGAACTCGACAGGAATGCGGCAGCGGCAGCGATGACGTATTCTGACGACACCGGGGCGATAGCTCTGCGCGGCGGCGACCCTACAGTGTGGGACAGCAGCAGCCGTGCAAAGGCTCATGAGATCGATATTCTCTCACGCGATCAGCGTTCTGTACTCCGCGGTTCCGTCAGTACGACATTTTATACAAAACGCGCGGCAGGCGATGCCACGCCGTTCGGAGAGCCGGACAAGCCGATCTTCATCACCTCGGACACTGCGAATATCGACCATGCGGCCAAGGTCGGCCTTTTCGTCGGCAACGCACGGGGCTGGCAGGATGACAGTTATGTGCACGCCGAACGGTTCCAGATCGATCAGAATGGCGGAAAGTTCCATGCAGAAGGAACTGTTCGGTCAACGGCCTATGAGGTCAAACAAAAGGTGAACGGTAAAGAAACGGATGCGCCCGTATTCGCAACCGCACAGGCGATGGACTACGATCGTGACACCCGCGTCATCCGCTATCGCGGCGATGTAGATATCCGGCAGGGTACAGATCGCATCACCGGGCAAAGTGCTGACATCTCGCTTGACGACAAGCGCAGATTAAGCAAGATGACCGCCGGAACGTCAGTAGTTCTGACACAACCCGGACGCAAAGCGACGGGCGACTGGATGCAATATACTGCGGATAATGAGGTTGCAATATTGAGGGGCGAGCCGGCCACGGTCGCTGATACGCAGTCAGGATCATCTCGCGGCACCGAAATTACGGTCTATATGCGTGAAAAGAGGGTCTCCGGCACCGGAAAAACGCGAAAGGGAACCGGGGGACGAATGAGAACTGTATATGAGGTAAAGCCGGGACAATGATGATGGCATTAGAGACCGAGCAAACCGATCCGACGGAAGGCGCAGCAGGCAAAGGCGTCCTTGGCGGTTACGGCCTGCAGAAGACCTTTGCCGGCCGTCGCGTCGTTGACGGCGTTACGATCGAGGTCGCTCCCGGGCAGGTCGTAGGGCTTCTGGGGGCGAACGGCGCCGGCAAGACCACAACCTTCTATATGATCGTCGGGCTGGAACGGACCGAAGCCGGACGAATTGAGATCTTCGGCGACGATGTAACCGAGCTGCCAATGTATCTCAGAGCACGGCTGGGCGTCGGATATTTGCCGCAGGAGCCGTCCATATTCCGCAAGCTGACCGCAGAACAGAACATCCTTGCCGTGCTTGAAACGATGCCGATGAGCCGCGACGAGCGCTTTGCCCGCCTCGAGGAACTTCTTGAAGAATTTGGCGTGACCGAGGTGCGGAAGGTCCGCGGCGATGCATTGTCGGGCGGTGAGCGGCGGCGTGTCGAGATCGCCCGCTGTTTGGCGACCGAGCCGCGATTTATCCTTTTGGATGAGCCTTTTGCCGGCATCGATCCCATAGCCATCGACGACATTCGGCAGATCATTATGTATCTGAAGAGCCAAGGCATCGGCATTCTGATCACCGATCATAACGTAAGGGAAACGCTTGGCATCACCGACAAAGCCTATATTCTTGCCGACGGCCGCACGCTCAGATCCGGCCTTCCGACCGAACTTGTGACCGACCCGGAAGTACGCCGATTATACCTCGGCGAGAGATTTTCCTTATAGAAGAGGGCACGTTTTTCTTTTCGCGGTAAAAGGCTATAATTTAGCAACAAGAGCACTTAACCTTGCTCCGCCCTTCGTTTGGCAGCTATGTCATCTTTAAGGCTTACACAAAACCTTTCGCAGCGTATGGTCCTGACGCCCCAACTGAGGCAAAGGATCGAAATGCTGCAGATGACGACCATGGAACTCAGTGAGCTGATCGAGCAGGAGCTTACGGCCAACCCTGTACTTGAAGAGGTGATGCCGGGTGATGAGGTGCAGGAGATCTCAGAAGGCATCCTCGACCAGAACTCGGATGGCAGCGAAGCTGATGCGGCATTCGAACCGTCGGCCAATACTGAGCCGAATACGATATCTGAAGATGAATATGCTGATCTTGATACGTCGCTGATCAGCGGAACGCCGATGGAAGGCATCTCGTATGAAGATGCGTCCGGTGATGACGAACCGCATACAGAATCATCAGACTCTTTCGATGAGATCGACTTCGGCAGGGAGTTTCAGGACTATCTCGACCCCGGATATAGGACCCAAGAGATCGAATACAAGGACGACGCCCCGAGTTTTGAGCAGTTCCTTTCGCATTCGCCGTCGCTGACGGAGCATCTGGAATGGCAGCTCAATCTGACCGATATCAGGCCCGACGTTTTTGATGCAGCACAGCTCATCATCGGCAATTTGGATGAGGACG
Proteins encoded in this region:
- the uppP gene encoding undecaprenyl-diphosphatase UppP, with protein sequence MDLIQAIIMGVVQGLTEFIPISSTAHLVFASRFTGIYAGDPEMVTATMAVIQLGTLAAVLLYFFADIWGITTAFVRDHWNFVFNKRKMRFSGTDGTRPIFLSEEAWLGWLIILGSIPIGTLGLIFKDVIEGPGTKNLWVIAIMLIVIALGLWAAEIVSVQRKDIRHLGLGDAIVQGFCQVLALMPGASRSGSTIMGGLLIGERRETAARFSFLLSIPAITASGLLELRKALKILPETSLVPLLVGTLVSAVVGYAAIWFLLNYLKKHSTQVFIIYRLLLGAIILILLYLGVISPVVN
- the recJ gene encoding single-stranded-DNA-specific exonuclease RecJ, which gives rise to MVSKEWIVRKHDAAKVNELAGEVGVRPLIAALLIARGYDTPSRVRKFLEPSLEDMHDPHLLKGMRDAVRRIETAILRREKILIWGDYDVDGTTGTVLLRKAIDILGGTSVYHVPDRFTEGYGLNTAALDAAKADDVSLVITVDCGTTNVSEITHARDIGLDVIVTDHHLPKAGEDLPPAVAIINPNQLGCPYPEKNLAGVGVALKLAQALLERKGFDKEVPQFLKIAAIGTVSDVMNLTGENRAIVALGLKDLAKTDNVGLKALMEVADCRSEMTSYMIGFRIGPRINAAGRMDVAKHIVELLEEQNFAKARKLAGILDSRNRERQRSQADITEQALFETESHDGKNFIVVAGEGWHKGVVGLASSRIAEKLFRPTIVFSINADGSAQGSARSIPGFHLLEALNECSDLFEKYGGHAAAAGMTAKLSDIEEIRTRLNEYAAPLVANLKPVLKIDALVQPSTLSLGLFDELSFFEPFGAGNPRPIFLTKGLTLCSEPLVMKDKHLKLRLQSREGLRFEAVWWDGVERSQGQTLSPDVGIEIAYTLEANSFQGKRRLQLVVEDLRADNFTDADDQ
- the lptC gene encoding LPS export ABC transporter periplasmic protein LptC, whose amino-acid sequence is MPTINKDKLAKFRFRASLPRAFRILTLCLLAIAGFAVLVGFYRGRATNGFKLKSEHTQLSTEVVSNVNGYERLESADGRKKYLIRADNAITYSDQHQELSNMSLETYDESGAVNSTMTAGTALYIPEAVSIFTLYLKDAVAISTNDGISIKGDNVRYDRSKNTAESEDPVEFSRGELTGKANGFTADLGTRQLDLLRDVNFTMTDADGSGRVMHVEAASATFINADKRIDLNGGIVLTDRSSGSTTEAKAVRASVYLSKSPLGDSPAGDTQQVRPDHFELFDNVSIVSTRNGSVPMTVNAGYASYNKPTDTLELKTDAVINNGAGSVIKADLVHYEQGRGRVHLENRAELTQNGDISRADAVDAVLFPDRSLNTLTMSGNASVSRTTAERTVSVSAPVINAVWNTMHQMQSAKAVGSASARIVPTAKGAAAVTVNAAKAIEVAFAGADALNRIDADGRTSIKMDGDGAATRTVTADRMNTIFYADGKSIRRAEAIGNAVLSIEPLQGGPNVYRTDITSPRFDCDFFASGNSIKLCAGVKPSKAVRRPMFQQAGRGEQTLTSDRMRAVFRDDDRRLDRLEAEGKAKFNELDRNAAAAAMTYSDDTGAIALRGGDPTVWDSSSRAKAHEIDILSRDQRSVLRGSVSTTFYTKRAAGDATPFGEPDKPIFITSDTANIDHAAKVGLFVGNARGWQDDSYVHAERFQIDQNGGKFHAEGTVRSTAYEVKQKVNGKETDAPVFATAQAMDYDRDTRVIRYRGDVDIRQGTDRITGQSADISLDDKRRLSKMTAGTSVVLTQPGRKATGDWMQYTADNEVAILRGEPATVADTQSGSSRGTEITVYMREKRVSGTGKTRKGTGGRMRTVYEVKPGQ
- the lptB gene encoding LPS export ABC transporter ATP-binding protein; its protein translation is MMMALETEQTDPTEGAAGKGVLGGYGLQKTFAGRRVVDGVTIEVAPGQVVGLLGANGAGKTTTFYMIVGLERTEAGRIEIFGDDVTELPMYLRARLGVGYLPQEPSIFRKLTAEQNILAVLETMPMSRDERFARLEELLEEFGVTEVRKVRGDALSGGERRRVEIARCLATEPRFILLDEPFAGIDPIAIDDIRQIIMYLKSQGIGILITDHNVRETLGITDKAYILADGRTLRSGLPTELVTDPEVRRLYLGERFSL